The Candidatus Eisenbacteria bacterium genome has a segment encoding these proteins:
- a CDS encoding M23 family metallopeptidase, which translates to MNRRLGLAVALLVVAGGARAGTASGKTEYVWPLSYRSCLTSSFAEYRQDHFHAGIDLSTGGKTGFKVRAVASGEVYRVRASPIGYGKTAYLLLPDGKIAVYAHLSDFAPGLLRLVEEEQNRRGSYTIDLLLPRGTYPVAAGEVIGYSGQTGAGSPHLHFELRDGEDVPLNPLRHGFAIQDDVPPTIRSVILTPLESDARVDGSIRPLTIPFEWSPSELCFRTDRTVRIEGPVGVLIMADDRQTACDQRFGVFSLDLHVDEEIAYRSRFDRFSYDKAGLVGIEYDQGMIERGGGTYHRLYTAATNLLPFTLTDRRHAGVIVGSGRGAYGEGIVLSEGLHYVEGVATDANGNVSRAVLGTVVGALPEIRRAQVVDDDEVTVFLEGSPGEIGDFVVSRSLNGGRHWESRNARYAVERDAWVARGFPVLSQRMPLLFRVDVATLSGAHRRPLFLYRNYEAVPTPEPEMTLRTEYHADAALVVLEITRAHPYKIDAKVLRDNRSPLRLVMEQTDATRYEGVVPLRDLESEPAWVTVALRGTGDSEWSTLAKIRAVRVPALLGGEVRDEEGMASIRLPSAALVRDTYFRVEKEQGPLLERGLSYISPSYRFEPASALLRGNATIRIRPFAAGTEGEGVGLYRMDAHGRWRFVSRRESSGDADFSVSTSRLSRFALIRDQEPPSVYGLRPAPGSVVGTTRPRLQAKVSDVGAGFDAEGVQMFLDGRRVIAEFDPERELIFYGVKSPLGIGSHRFAVEATDRAGNVEKSESTFYVSGDSDR; encoded by the coding sequence ATGAACAGAAGGTTGGGTCTCGCGGTCGCGCTTCTTGTCGTCGCGGGAGGGGCGCGCGCCGGAACCGCCTCGGGCAAGACCGAGTACGTTTGGCCGCTGTCGTATCGCAGCTGTTTGACTTCTTCCTTCGCCGAATACCGCCAGGACCATTTTCACGCGGGGATCGATCTTTCCACCGGAGGTAAAACGGGTTTCAAGGTTCGCGCCGTCGCGAGCGGAGAGGTCTACCGGGTCCGCGCCTCTCCGATCGGGTACGGGAAGACCGCCTATCTTCTCCTCCCCGACGGAAAGATCGCCGTGTACGCGCATCTCAGCGACTTCGCCCCGGGGCTTCTCCGCCTCGTCGAGGAGGAACAGAACCGGCGGGGGAGCTACACGATCGATCTTCTTCTTCCGCGAGGAACCTATCCGGTGGCGGCGGGCGAGGTGATCGGCTACAGCGGGCAAACCGGCGCGGGCTCTCCGCATCTCCATTTCGAGCTGCGCGACGGCGAGGACGTCCCCTTGAACCCGCTCCGCCACGGGTTCGCGATCCAGGACGACGTCCCGCCGACGATCCGCTCGGTCATCCTCACGCCGCTCGAGAGCGACGCGCGCGTGGACGGATCGATTCGACCGCTCACGATTCCGTTCGAATGGTCGCCGAGCGAGCTCTGCTTTCGGACCGACCGGACCGTGCGCATCGAGGGCCCGGTCGGCGTCCTCATCATGGCCGACGACCGGCAGACCGCGTGCGACCAGCGCTTCGGCGTCTTCAGCCTCGACCTCCACGTCGACGAGGAGATCGCGTATCGCTCGCGCTTCGATCGCTTCTCCTACGACAAGGCGGGGTTGGTCGGGATTGAGTACGATCAGGGAATGATCGAGAGAGGCGGGGGCACGTATCACCGTCTCTACACCGCGGCGACGAACCTTCTCCCCTTCACCCTCACCGACAGGCGCCACGCCGGCGTGATCGTCGGCTCGGGACGCGGCGCGTACGGAGAGGGGATCGTCCTCTCCGAGGGCCTTCACTACGTCGAGGGGGTGGCGACGGACGCGAACGGGAACGTCTCGCGCGCGGTGCTCGGAACGGTGGTCGGCGCCCTCCCGGAGATCCGGCGCGCGCAGGTGGTGGACGACGACGAGGTCACCGTCTTCCTCGAGGGCTCTCCGGGCGAGATCGGGGACTTCGTCGTCTCCCGCTCGCTGAACGGGGGCCGTCACTGGGAGTCGAGAAACGCGCGCTACGCGGTCGAGAGGGACGCGTGGGTCGCGCGGGGGTTCCCCGTTCTTTCGCAGCGGATGCCCCTTCTCTTCCGCGTCGACGTAGCGACGCTCTCGGGGGCGCACCGCCGCCCGCTCTTTCTCTATCGCAACTACGAGGCGGTTCCCACTCCGGAACCCGAGATGACCCTCCGGACCGAGTACCACGCGGACGCGGCGCTCGTCGTTCTCGAGATCACGCGCGCGCATCCCTACAAGATCGACGCGAAGGTGCTTCGCGACAACCGCTCGCCTCTCCGTCTGGTGATGGAGCAGACGGACGCGACCCGCTACGAAGGGGTCGTTCCGCTCCGCGATCTCGAGTCGGAGCCGGCCTGGGTGACGGTGGCGCTTCGGGGAACCGGCGACTCGGAGTGGTCGACGCTCGCGAAGATCCGCGCGGTTCGGGTTCCGGCTCTTCTCGGCGGCGAGGTCCGCGACGAGGAGGGGATGGCCTCCATCCGCCTCCCGTCCGCCGCTCTCGTGCGGGACACCTACTTCCGCGTCGAGAAGGAGCAGGGGCCTCTTCTCGAGCGCGGGCTTTCCTACATCAGCCCGTCCTACCGGTTCGAGCCGGCGAGCGCCCTCCTTCGCGGAAACGCGACGATCCGGATCCGCCCGTTCGCCGCCGGGACCGAGGGGGAAGGGGTCGGGCTCTACCGGATGGACGCGCACGGCAGGTGGCGTTTCGTGAGCCGCCGCGAGAGCTCCGGCGACGCCGACTTCTCCGTCTCCACCTCGCGGCTCTCCCGGTTCGCGCTCATCCGCGACCAAGAGCCCCCGAGCGTGTACGGGCTCCGTCCCGCGCCCGGATCGGTGGTCGGGACGACGAGGCCGCGCCTCCAGGCGAAGGTGTCCGACGTGGGGGCCGGGTTCGACGCCGAGGGGGTGCAGATGTTCCTCGACGGGCGGCGCGTGATCGCGGAGTTCGATCCCGAGCGCGAGCTGATCTTCTACGGCGTCAAGAGCCCTCTCGGCATCGGCTCTCACCGGTTCGCGGTCGAGGCGACCGACCGGGCGGGGAACGTCGAGAAGAGCGAGTCGACCTTTTACGTGTCCGGGGATTCGGATCGATGA